In Camelina sativa cultivar DH55 chromosome 13, Cs, whole genome shotgun sequence, the genomic window ATCTCTTGCTTGTAATGCTGAAATGCTCTCTccctttttctctgttttctattcaaaggtttgaacttttgatttgaatttctcgttttgttttgttgctagTAAAGGCGGGAGAGAAGGCTGTGTGTTGTGGTGTTTCTAATGCATCTGAGATTGAGGAGTTGAGCATTATAAAGGAATTGCATctcaggttttggttttgtttggaaATATGATTAATTTGGTAACCTTAAGTCTTCTTTTCTTGCTTGCTGTTGGTTTTGGTTCTGATCAAGAATatgtgtttattgttttttgttgtttcaggaCAGTGAAAGAGCTCAACATCGATCCTTCTGATATCTTGTGTAAGCATAGACCTTCCAACACTTGTAGCTTCATTCTTGCTTATTTTGAGTAGGCTCATAAATGTTTGATTGATGATGAATTTGGTAATATTCAAGAATTTATATGCATTGctgtttttaaattttggataCATTTTGCAGCATATTTGGAAGAACTGGAGCAACTCCTGAAGGGCATAGCCATGATGAAGGAGTTGACACTTCGAACCAGAGACTACCTAGTCTCTTTTGGAGAGTGCTTGTCTACGAGGATTTTCGCTGCCTATCTTAATAAACTCGGTGTCAAGGCACGCCAAGTATGTCCATCATCATATTCTAGTACTagttaaattttcttaaattatctCATTTGGTTGACTAATTTAGTTAAATTGATATCTTGGTAGATTAAGCTCTTAAGTATTCAATCCATCTTTCAGTTTGGGTTCAGTTTcgatttagaaaataatataaccatGTTGAAAGTGTATGCTCTTTGAACTGGTCAGGAAATTTTTgtattagtttggttttggttgtcaaAGAACAGATATTTGTGTAGTTTATCTTTTGTTTGCTACACTTGCCTTGGTTTGAGCTTTCTTGCACATGCACTATGGCGACTCTAGTTGACATCTTGTTGCGATGTTCACTGATGCCCGGTTTGCTAACAAAGCTAAGTAGATTTATGGGTGATTACATTGCAGTATGATGCTTTTGAAATTGGGTTTATTACAACGGATGATTTCACAAACGGGGATATACTGGAAGCAACTTATCCAGCCGTTGCCAAGAGATTATTTGAAGATTGGATGCATGATCCTGCTGTTCCTATTGTAACGGGTTTCCTTGGGAAGGTATTTCTAACAGCTTACAGTCTACTGATAATCAGGATTTTCATTCATGTTTTTTCGTGGCTTGCCTCATTTTATTCATACAATAACAGGGTTGGAAAACTGGTGCGGTTACTACATTGGGTAGGGGTGGCAGTGATTTGACGGCAACCACAATTGGTAAAGCATTGGGTTTGAAAGAGATTCAGGTTCTTTTGCAGCCtcaaaatttcatgttttctttttaaacgtTGTGGACATCTCTGttcagtttggattttttttccgTTGAGTAGGTGTGGAAAGATGTTGATGGTGTTTTAACATGTGACCCTACTATTTATAAACGAGCTACACCAGTACCATATCTGACATTTGATGAAGCAGCCGAGCTAGCTTATTTTGGTGCACAGGTCCTACTCTACTTGTATGCAATAATACTGAAGTCCAGTTATTAGAACTATCACATAATATTAATGGCAATGCTCATGTAAAGGAATAAAATTGTTGCTGCAGGTCTTGCACCCACAGTCAATGAGACCAGCAAGAGAGGGTGAGATTCCTGTAAGGGTTAAGAATTCTTATAACCCTAAAGCTCCTGGAACAATCATCACTAAAACAAGAGACATGACTAAGGTATAGAGTCTCCTAATTTGTGTTCTTTTTATGCAGCTCATGGGAGAACCTTTATAGAAAACCTTATACTTCTTTTTGTGACAGACTATTTTAACAAGCATTGTTCTGAAACGAAATGTGACCATGTTGGATATAGCAAGCACGCGAATGCTTGGTCAGGTTGGCTTCCTTGCGAAGGTAAAATTTTGTACATCTTAATATTTCGGAAGTTCATTCTTAAGATTTCATATATTAGCGCAAGGTCGGAACGGTGTTCTGCTCAGTTATTTTGGTTCTGTTGATAATCAACATAGCCTTTGTGGCTCCTTACTCTTTCATCCAGGTATTTTCGATATTTGAGGATCTTGGCATTTCCGTTGATGTTGTAGCCACTAGTGAAGTCAGTATATCTCTGACACTGGACCCTTCAAAACTTTGGAGCAGGGAACTGATTCAACAGGCAAGTTCTAGTAGAATCCCACACTTTAATTTCCAATTCATATATGCATGCTTATAAGGCCTTTTTTCTTTATCCTTGTAACAGGAGCTTGATCATGTAGTTGAAGAACTGGAGAAAATTGCAGTTGTGAATCTTCTAAAAGGAAGGGCAATCATCTCTCTAATCGGGAATGTTCAACATTCCTCCCTGATCTTAGAGAGGGTTAGCTCTTGCCTCCTAATAAGATTACTTTAAGATTCGAACAAAGAAAGatatttcttttgcttcttaCGTAATTGTTTCTAACTTTGGGCAGGCGTTTCATGTTCTATATACCAAAGGTGTTAATGTCCAAATGATATCACAAGGAGCATCCAAGGTAACACTGCTTATAACCGAGCTCTCTTTACGTCCTCACCTaacaaatgttttgtttgttttgaaatcTTGTAGGTAAACATTTCCTTTATAGTAAACGATGCTGAAGCTGAAGGATGTGTTCAGGCCCTTCACAAATCCTTCTTCGAGAGCGGTGACCTCTCAGAGTTAATGATACAACCCAGACTTGGAAACGGTTCACCTGTTAGGACAATGCAAGTAGAAAACTGACTTGACAAGCTCATTGTTTGGTGTGCGTTGTTCTTTGTATTTCTTCCGAGTGTAGTATGTACGTTCGTCAAGAACTGCTTGTAGTTTTATGTTTAGGCACGGGAACTACTGGCTATCTTTCATTTCTTGTAAGACCAATTGTTTGGACCATTTTACGTTATCAAAGTTAACCAGTAACTCACAaggataaagaaaaagaaatatatagatgtAACTGCAGATGTTCAGATCGGTGTGACAGATATGATGGTACAAGAACATTAGGCTAAAAGCTGTGCAGTTGTGTAAGCATGTGAACAAGCTCATCACTTGAAGGCCTGTCTGCCGGAAAGTCAGAAAGGCAGACAATGGTGATTCTTAAAGCCATTaacatttcatcttcttccacttcctctCCAAGAATACTCTTATCTAACGCTTCTCGTGCTTCCCCGGATTGCTGCAAATGTTTAAGCCACTGTCCTAAGGTGCCTCCACTTGCAGCCTCTTCACAGAAAGGATGGGTCGGGTCTCTTCCAGTCAAAAGAACTCCCAGTATCATCCCAAAGCTGAATATGTCGCTTTTGTCTGTGTATCTGTCACAAGTATTTGCATCACCGTgttagtaaaagagaagaattAGCAGTTAACTCAAAAGGCAGTGGTGTTGATATTTGAAGCACCTGTTACTTTGAGAAGACTCAGGAGCAGAGTAGCAAGATACTGATGTGTGTGAACTAGGCATGATCTTGGCCAATCCGCAATCAGCAAGCCGAGGCTCAAACTCAGAATCCAACATCACATTTGTAGGTTTCAAGTTATAATGAAGTATCTGTGTCTCACAACTGAAATGAAGATACTGAAGCCCTTTCACAATCCCAACTGCAACTCTAAGCCTAATCTCCCATCCAAGCTCTACCTCCTTAGCTCTAACCTTATTCATCACATCCTCAAGACTACCATTCGGCATGTAATCATAAACGAGAGAGAACTCATCAGAATCGCGAACATAAGCTCTTAAACTCATCAGGTTCCTGTGTCTTAACCCAGCAAGAA contains:
- the LOC104735327 gene encoding aspartokinase 1, chloroplastic, with translation MAATRVRCCHSNAPFTRLPLTRHRNSPTLPISPNRVDFSALKGSKKLSLLPIGDGSSVTRVSGSGCRNSIRAVLDEKKTDALTEVEEKGFTCVMKFGGSSVATAERMREVADLILTFPEESPVIVLSAMGKTTNNLLLAGEKAVCCGVSNASEIEELSIIKELHLRTVKELNIDPSDILSYLEELEQLLKGIAMMKELTLRTRDYLVSFGECLSTRIFAAYLNKLGVKARQYDAFEIGFITTDDFTNGDILEATYPAVAKRLFEDWMHDPAVPIVTGFLGKGWKTGAVTTLGRGGSDLTATTIGKALGLKEIQVWKDVDGVLTCDPTIYKRATPVPYLTFDEAAELAYFGAQVLHPQSMRPAREGEIPVRVKNSYNPKAPGTIITKTRDMTKTILTSIVLKRNVTMLDIASTRMLGQVGFLAKVFSIFEDLGISVDVVATSEVSISLTLDPSKLWSRELIQQELDHVVEELEKIAVVNLLKGRAIISLIGNVQHSSLILERAFHVLYTKGVNVQMISQGASKVNISFIVNDAEAEGCVQALHKSFFESGDLSELMIQPRLGNGSPVRTMQVEN
- the LOC104735326 gene encoding inactive leucine-rich repeat receptor-like protein kinase CORYNE; its protein translation is MEQRRRRRGRNGYSNTITLLLLFFFLVFNSRTTTSTNCRRRTVKHLSTTSASSTLLESRITSKVIVISIISGILTGLLSALVLAFLVRCIVKYMRQTPILKGPVVFSPKITPKSLHAALGNGIQLLGSDPNGKYYKMVLDNGLVVAVKRLGSLEGVGSPETSGSKSVKRRLQKELELLAGLRHRNLMSLRAYVRDSDEFSLVYDYMPNGSLEDVMNKVRAKEVELGWEIRLRVAVGIVKGLQYLHFSCETQILHYNLKPTNVMLDSEFEPRLADCGLAKIMPSSHTSVSCYSAPESSQSNRYTDKSDIFSFGMILGVLLTGRDPTHPFCEEAASGGTLGQWLKHLQQSGEAREALDKSILGEEVEEDEMLMALRITIVCLSDFPADRPSSDELVHMLTQLHSF